DNA from Prevotella sp. oral taxon 299 str. F0039:
CAATATAAGCAAGGCCTTTATTGATGAGCCATTCTGCAAAGTCCCATAATTTATCGAAATAATCTGATGCATAATAAATGTTTTCCCATTTAAAACCTAACCATTTAATATCATTAAGAATATTGTCTACATATTCATTATTCTCTTTACTTGGGTTAGTGTCATCAAATCTAAGGTTGCAAATTCCTTTATATTTCTCTGCAGCACCAAAGTCCATACAAATCGCTTTGGCGTGTCCTATATGAAGATAACCATTTGGTTCTGGTGGAAAACGGGTTTGAATTCTACCTCCGTTCTTACCTTCTGCAAGGTCTTGTTCAATCAATTGTTCTACAAAACTTAAAGTTTTCTTTTCTTCTGTATTGTTACCTTCTAATGTTGTCATAACTTTATTATGTTAATTATGCCTGCAAAGATACTTAAAATAGGATGAAGAACAAAGTAATAAATAAGGTTTTATAATATTAATGAGCTACTTTTATTAATTTATTTTATACGATTATTATTTTAGACATATCTATGATAAGACTGAATTGTATCATTAAATCTTAATGAAGGATTGTTTTTGATTGAAATATATAAAATATAAAACTTTCTATAGAGTCTGTGTGAATCTGTTTTTCAAGTATCTCAAACAAGGAGATGATAATTATCTTCTATATAAATAAATCATCTTATACAGAATGATAAACCTCTTCAAATGGAATACGACAGCGGTCACCACGTACCCCATGGTCATTTCTAATACCACATGTAATCACCATATTTATTTGACAATCATAAGGTAGACGAAGTGCTTTTTTGATGAGTTTGCTATCAAAACCCTCTAAAGGACAAGTGTCGTAGCCTGCTTCTGCCATTGCAATCATAAATGTTTGCACCGCTAAAGCGCAACTCTTATGTACAACGGCTTTCATTTCCCCCTCTGAAACTTGGCGAACTATGGGGCGAAAGAGTCCTATTGTTTGTGCAAGAGTTTTTCTAAAAAGACCCAATAAGCCGAAAAAACGACCATAAAGGAAAGGCATCACCTTATTATAGTATAACTCCATTCGCTTAATTCGTGGTTCTTGGCGTTCTAAAGGACTGTTTCTTTTAATGTTCTCACGTTCAAAAGCTAATACTTGTTGAGCGTGATTGCGATGCAAACCCTGCTTTGTTACGAATACAACAACCTGTTTTGCTGTTCTAGCAGCAGACTGTTCGAAACATGCTTTACTTATTTTCTTTAAACAATCTTTATCTATTACATGATAA
Protein-coding regions in this window:
- a CDS encoding nitroreductase family protein, translating into MSLKELLEFRRAVRSYDSSKEINTETVKQCIELATLAPTSSNLQLWEAYHVIDKDCLKKISKACFEQSAARTAKQVVVFVTKQGLHRNHAQQVLAFERENIKRNSPLERQEPRIKRMELYYNKVMPFLYGRFFGLLGLFRKTLAQTIGLFRPIVRQVSEGEMKAVVHKSCALAVQTFMIAMAEAGYDTCPLEGFDSKLIKKALRLPYDCQINMVITCGIRNDHGVRGDRCRIPFEEVYHSV